A section of the Streptomyces sp. Je 1-369 genome encodes:
- a CDS encoding SCO3374 family protein produces MAPTVPQPRVPVEQSDPVRQWYENELGWATAPEPGPARLLTGLRFDVLELPAEAGFAALRHLGPKAPVALRGETMRLLVSAGSADELPGLLDWLEWGHIPLGLTAVGAGGRIIAPTPPGWTGSRGAAVWLRPPEPGCEVEPTLPALPSLPGMGKGGTTQHSDPAVGSGLVRLVDTAATQCHRVRLRRRSRQPLAFS; encoded by the coding sequence ATGGCCCCCACAGTTCCTCAGCCCCGGGTACCGGTCGAGCAGAGCGACCCGGTGCGGCAGTGGTACGAGAACGAGCTCGGCTGGGCGACCGCCCCCGAGCCAGGTCCCGCGCGGCTCCTGACGGGGCTGCGCTTCGACGTCCTGGAACTTCCCGCGGAGGCCGGTTTCGCGGCGCTGCGCCACCTCGGGCCGAAGGCTCCGGTGGCACTGCGCGGGGAAACGATGCGCCTCCTGGTGAGCGCGGGAAGCGCGGACGAGCTGCCGGGGCTGCTCGACTGGCTGGAGTGGGGACACATCCCCCTCGGCCTCACCGCGGTCGGGGCGGGCGGGCGGATCATCGCGCCGACGCCCCCGGGATGGACCGGCTCGCGGGGGGCCGCCGTCTGGCTGCGACCCCCGGAGCCCGGCTGTGAGGTGGAGCCGACGCTGCCCGCGCTCCCGTCCCTGCCCGGCATGGGGAAGGGAGGGACCACGCAGCACAGCGATCCCGCCGTGGGCTCCGGTCTCGTACGACTGGTGGACACGGCGGCGACGCAATGCCACCGGGTCCGGCTGCGGCGTCGCAGCCGTCAGCCGTTGGCCTTCTCGTAG
- a CDS encoding ATP-dependent Clp protease ATP-binding subunit gives MFERFTDRARRVVVLAQEEARMLNHNYIGTEHILLGLIHEGEGVAAKALESLGISLEAVRQQVEEIIGQGQQAPSGHIPFTPRAKKVLELSLREALQLGHNYIGTEHILLGLIREGEGVAAQVLVKLGADLNRVRQQVIQLLSGYQGKETATAGGPAEGTPSTSLVLDQFGRNLTQAARESKLDPVIGREKEIERVMQVLSRRTKNNPVLIGEPGVGKTAVVEGLAQAIVKGEVPETLKDKHLYTLDLGALVAGSRYRGDFEERLKKVLKEIRTRGDIILFIDELHTLVGAGAAEGAIDAASILKPMLARGELQTIGATTLDEYRKHLEKDAALERRFQPIQVAEPSLPHTIEILKGLRDRYEAHHRVSITDEALVQAATLADRYISDRFLPDKAIDLIDEAGSRMRIRRMTAPPDLREFDEKIAGVRRDKESAIDSQDFEKAASLRDKEKQLLAAKAKREKEWKAGDMDVVAEVDGELIAEVLATATGIPVFKLTEEESSRLLRMEDELHKRVIGQKDAVKALSKAIRRTRAGLKDPKRPGGSFIFAGPSGVGKTELSKALAEFLFGDEDALISLDMSEFSEKHTVSRLFGSPPGYVGYEEGGQLTEKVRRKPFSVVLFDEVEKAHPDIFNSLLQILEDGRLTDSQGRVVDFKNTVIIMTTNLGTRDISKGFNLGFAAQGDTKSNYERMKNKVSDELKQHFRPEFLNRVDDVVVFPQLTQGDILQIVDLMITKVDERLKDRDMGIELSQPAKELLAKKGYDPVLGARPLRRTIQREVEDTLSEKILFGELRPGHIVVVDVEGEGETATFTFRGEEKAALPDVPPIESAAGGGAGPNLSKDA, from the coding sequence ATGTTCGAGAGGTTCACCGACCGCGCGCGGCGGGTTGTCGTCCTGGCTCAGGAAGAAGCCCGGATGCTCAACCACAACTACATCGGCACCGAGCACATCCTCCTGGGCTTGATCCACGAGGGCGAGGGTGTCGCCGCTAAGGCCCTGGAGAGCCTCGGGATTTCGCTCGAGGCGGTCCGCCAGCAGGTGGAGGAGATCATCGGGCAGGGCCAGCAGGCTCCGTCCGGGCACATTCCCTTCACCCCCCGTGCCAAGAAGGTCCTGGAGCTCTCGCTCCGCGAGGCCCTTCAGCTGGGCCACAACTACATCGGCACGGAGCACATCCTGCTCGGCCTGATCCGCGAGGGCGAGGGCGTCGCCGCCCAGGTCCTGGTCAAGCTGGGCGCCGATCTCAACCGGGTGCGGCAGCAGGTCATCCAGCTGCTCTCCGGTTACCAGGGCAAGGAGACCGCCACCGCGGGCGGTCCTGCCGAGGGCACGCCCTCCACGTCCCTGGTCCTCGACCAGTTCGGCCGGAACCTCACCCAGGCCGCTCGTGAGTCCAAGCTCGACCCGGTCATCGGGCGCGAGAAGGAGATCGAGCGGGTCATGCAGGTGCTGTCCCGTCGTACGAAGAACAACCCGGTCCTGATCGGTGAGCCCGGCGTCGGCAAGACCGCCGTCGTCGAGGGTCTCGCCCAGGCCATCGTCAAGGGCGAGGTGCCCGAGACCCTCAAGGACAAGCACCTCTACACCCTGGACCTCGGCGCGCTGGTCGCAGGATCCCGCTACCGCGGTGACTTCGAGGAGCGCCTGAAGAAGGTCCTCAAGGAGATCCGTACCCGCGGCGACATCATCCTGTTCATCGACGAGCTCCACACCCTGGTGGGTGCGGGCGCCGCCGAGGGCGCGATCGACGCCGCGAGCATCCTCAAGCCGATGCTGGCCCGCGGTGAGCTGCAGACCATCGGTGCGACGACGCTCGACGAGTACCGCAAGCACCTGGAGAAGGACGCGGCCCTCGAGCGCCGCTTCCAGCCCATCCAGGTCGCGGAGCCGTCGCTGCCGCACACCATCGAGATCCTCAAGGGCCTCCGCGACCGGTACGAGGCGCACCACCGCGTCTCCATCACGGACGAGGCCCTGGTGCAGGCCGCCACGCTGGCCGACCGGTACATCTCGGACCGCTTCCTGCCGGACAAGGCGATCGACCTGATCGACGAGGCCGGTTCCCGGATGCGCATCCGCCGGATGACCGCGCCGCCGGACCTCCGCGAGTTCGACGAGAAGATCGCGGGCGTCCGCCGCGACAAGGAGTCCGCGATCGACTCGCAGGACTTCGAGAAGGCCGCCTCTCTCCGCGACAAGGAGAAGCAGCTCCTGGCCGCCAAGGCCAAGCGGGAGAAGGAGTGGAAGGCCGGCGACATGGACGTCGTCGCCGAGGTCGACGGCGAGCTGATCGCCGAGGTCCTGGCCACGGCGACCGGTATTCCGGTCTTCAAGCTCACGGAGGAGGAGTCCTCCCGCCTGCTGCGCATGGAGGACGAGCTCCACAAGCGCGTCATCGGCCAGAAGGACGCCGTCAAGGCACTCTCGAAGGCGATCCGGCGTACGCGAGCGGGTCTGAAGGACCCGAAGCGTCCCGGTGGCTCGTTCATCTTCGCCGGTCCGTCCGGTGTCGGTAAGACCGAGCTGTCCAAGGCGCTCGCCGAGTTCCTCTTCGGCGACGAGGACGCGCTGATCTCCCTCGACATGTCGGAGTTCAGCGAGAAGCACACGGTCTCGCGTCTCTTCGGTTCGCCCCCCGGCTACGTGGGGTACGAAGAGGGCGGCCAGCTGACCGAGAAGGTCCGCCGCAAGCCGTTCTCCGTCGTCCTCTTCGACGAGGTCGAGAAGGCCCACCCGGACATCTTCAACTCGCTCCTGCAGATCCTGGAGGACGGTCGCCTGACCGACTCCCAGGGCCGCGTCGTGGACTTCAAGAACACGGTCATCATCATGACGACCAACCTTGGAACCCGTGACATCTCGAAGGGCTTCAACCTGGGCTTCGCGGCCCAGGGCGACACGAAGTCCAACTACGAGCGGATGAAGAACAAGGTCAGCGACGAGCTGAAGCAGCACTTCCGTCCGGAGTTCCTGAACCGCGTGGACGACGTCGTCGTCTTCCCGCAGCTCACCCAGGGCGACATCCTGCAGATCGTCGACCTGATGATCACCAAGGTGGACGAGCGCCTCAAGGACCGGGACATGGGCATCGAGCTCTCCCAGCCCGCGAAGGAGCTGCTCGCGAAGAAGGGCTACGACCCGGTGCTCGGCGCGCGTCCGCTGCGGCGCACGATCCAGCGCGAGGTCGAGGACACCCTCTCCGAGAAGATCCTCTTCGGCGAGCTGCGCCCCGGCCACATCGTGGTCGTCGACGTGGAGGGCGAGGGCGAGACCGCCACGTTCACCTTCCGCGGCGAGGAGAAGGCGGCACTGCCCGACGTGCCGCCGATCGAGTCGGCCGCCGGTGGCGGCGCGGGCCCGAACCTGAGCAAGGACGCGTGA
- a CDS encoding NACHT domain-containing protein, with protein sequence MEPVVRTPSARTMPLVQRFFRAPSRPPTTPDLIAALTTWRGPDAPADPDHVHRTAADFIQLAAERHSAPTGELPAVADVLTRTLLAIGELDLTDADAVRLGPQDYARRLRGAVQGADRGLSPDAAWFHDELLVAVCLHVLHHFVRRSPYIQRHMPERASRVRQLVDLNDAEVAAAARRNEPSREDAEFEVAYAQEVVRQHGWLTIVGVDLANAPDRWPLEDTYLSLQAEESSDGPASAPGGHQRTVLLADRALEGHERVLLRGVAGSGKTTLVQWLAVDTARNGTRVPFVLPVRRFAREGFPAPDDFLHAIRHPLADRAPEGWVVRTLLAGRALLLVDGIDEAPEESRGALRDRLRRLLRIFSGTACLVTSRPSAVEDGWLSQERLAEEGFTELSLAPMSRDQVTHFIRDWHTAAMGDEQCGEQRDRDALKEYEQRLLHSVRIYRELRRLATNPLMCGLICALNRDRSGSLPKGRKELYDAALEMLLQRRDPERDVLYADDVRLQQGARELLLRKLAHAMLDEGLSELPRPRVIDVLNGALPAIPSARAAGDGEKIFRHLLHRTGLLREQAGVSVDFIHRTFQDYLAAKEIVARGRLNTLVDHAHQPEWEEVIRMSAAHARPDECAAFLERLLAAAPGLRRPHVNHRRLMAAACLEHVSELDPAVQELVHRRTKNLLRPTTEQGARSLGWVGPIVLEQLPDPEQVPGDQQALLLAITATRVQEDAAIDYLARLRGRSSLAIRTELARPWRHFDTERYAREIIAHLDPAGLYFPVSDAAELAALRGLGGRPRIQVAGVMRTDELLSGLVPERLTHLWINAELPDPDMSWLARFPGLHVLRVNPRLPRVRNVPEGVTITA encoded by the coding sequence ATGGAGCCCGTAGTACGCACCCCCTCGGCCCGCACCATGCCCCTCGTACAACGGTTCTTCCGCGCCCCCTCCCGACCCCCCACCACCCCCGACCTGATCGCCGCCCTCACCACCTGGCGCGGCCCCGACGCCCCCGCCGACCCGGACCACGTCCACCGCACCGCCGCCGACTTCATCCAGCTCGCCGCGGAGCGGCACAGCGCGCCCACCGGCGAGCTCCCCGCCGTCGCCGACGTACTGACCCGCACCCTCCTCGCCATCGGCGAACTCGACCTCACCGACGCCGACGCCGTGCGCCTCGGCCCGCAGGACTATGCGCGGCGGCTGCGCGGCGCCGTGCAGGGCGCGGACCGCGGGCTGAGCCCCGACGCCGCCTGGTTCCACGACGAGCTGCTCGTCGCCGTCTGTCTGCACGTGCTGCACCACTTCGTGCGCCGCTCCCCGTACATCCAGCGCCACATGCCCGAGCGCGCCAGCCGCGTCCGTCAGCTCGTCGACCTCAACGACGCCGAGGTGGCGGCCGCCGCCCGACGGAACGAACCATCCCGCGAAGACGCCGAGTTCGAAGTCGCGTACGCGCAAGAAGTCGTACGGCAGCACGGCTGGCTGACCATCGTGGGCGTCGACCTCGCCAACGCTCCCGATCGGTGGCCCCTGGAGGACACCTACCTCAGCCTCCAGGCGGAGGAGAGCAGCGACGGACCCGCCTCCGCCCCCGGCGGGCACCAGCGCACCGTGCTCCTCGCCGACCGCGCCCTGGAAGGGCACGAGCGCGTGCTGCTGCGCGGTGTCGCGGGCTCCGGGAAGACGACGCTCGTGCAGTGGCTGGCCGTGGACACGGCCCGGAACGGCACCCGCGTGCCGTTCGTCCTTCCCGTACGCCGCTTCGCCAGGGAAGGCTTTCCCGCGCCCGATGACTTCCTGCACGCCATCCGCCACCCGTTGGCCGACCGGGCGCCCGAAGGATGGGTCGTACGGACCCTCCTCGCGGGCCGTGCCCTGCTCCTGGTCGACGGGATCGACGAGGCGCCCGAGGAGAGCCGCGGCGCCCTGCGCGACCGGCTCCGCCGGCTCCTGCGCATCTTCTCCGGCACCGCCTGCCTGGTCACCTCGCGGCCCTCCGCCGTCGAGGACGGCTGGCTCTCGCAGGAGCGCCTCGCCGAGGAAGGGTTCACCGAGCTGTCGCTCGCCCCCATGTCCCGCGACCAGGTCACCCACTTCATCCGCGACTGGCACACCGCCGCGATGGGCGACGAGCAGTGCGGGGAGCAGCGGGACCGGGACGCCCTCAAGGAGTACGAGCAGCGCCTGCTGCACTCCGTACGGATCTACCGCGAGCTGCGCCGCCTCGCCACCAACCCGCTGATGTGCGGCCTCATATGCGCTCTCAACCGGGACCGCTCCGGTTCCCTGCCCAAGGGCCGCAAGGAGCTCTACGACGCCGCCCTGGAGATGCTGCTCCAGCGCCGTGACCCCGAAAGGGACGTGCTGTACGCCGATGACGTACGGCTCCAGCAGGGTGCCCGCGAGCTGCTTCTGCGCAAGCTCGCCCACGCCATGCTCGACGAGGGTCTCTCGGAGCTGCCGCGCCCCCGCGTCATCGACGTCCTGAACGGTGCCCTGCCCGCCATTCCCTCGGCCCGTGCCGCGGGCGACGGCGAGAAGATCTTCCGGCATCTGCTGCACCGCACCGGGCTGCTGCGCGAGCAGGCGGGCGTCTCCGTCGACTTCATCCACCGCACGTTCCAGGACTATCTGGCCGCCAAGGAGATCGTGGCCCGCGGCCGCCTCAACACCCTCGTCGATCACGCCCACCAGCCGGAGTGGGAGGAGGTCATCCGCATGTCCGCCGCCCACGCCCGCCCTGACGAGTGCGCCGCCTTCCTGGAACGTCTGCTCGCCGCCGCCCCGGGTCTGCGCAGGCCGCACGTCAACCACCGGCGCCTGATGGCCGCGGCCTGCCTGGAACACGTCAGCGAGCTCGACCCGGCCGTCCAGGAACTCGTCCACCGGCGCACGAAGAACCTGCTGCGGCCCACGACGGAACAGGGTGCCCGCAGCCTCGGCTGGGTCGGACCCATCGTCCTGGAGCAGCTACCGGACCCCGAGCAGGTGCCCGGCGACCAGCAGGCGCTGCTCCTGGCCATCACGGCGACCCGCGTCCAGGAGGACGCCGCGATCGACTACCTGGCCCGGCTGCGCGGCCGCTCCTCCCTCGCCATCCGCACCGAGCTGGCCCGCCCCTGGCGGCACTTCGACACCGAGCGGTACGCGCGCGAGATCATCGCCCACCTCGACCCGGCGGGCCTGTACTTCCCCGTGTCCGACGCGGCGGAGCTGGCCGCCCTGCGCGGTCTCGGCGGGCGGCCCCGGATTCAAGTGGCGGGCGTCATGCGCACCGACGAACTCCTCTCGGGCCTCGTCCCCGAGCGGCTCACCCACCTGTGGATCAACGCGGAGCTGCCCGACCCGGACATGTCGTGGCTGGCCCGCTTCCCCGGCCTGCACGTCCTGCGCGTCAACCCGCGCCTGCCGCGCGTTCGGAACGTACCGGAGGGCGTGACGATCACCGCGTGA
- a CDS encoding NACHT domain-containing protein: MVDPGALGARLASSAVAPLVKKLFVKDQPGAALVTKPVRISGLVSFRGEKRDVTPKDVEKIADELVRRALRAAGPGEAPVDAGEAVAVRTALALSLAALGTLTIEDYEAVALGPDEFARTLRSQSAVTVATFTFSSDAELFLDRLLHTASLHILNFFTQRSTYIARQQTQQSRQLAQLVKAVDVLLDRLPSQSAEDAAFEARYASYITSHHGTLTIYGLDVYAGTSEWPLDTAYLSLEATRDRLGEGAAQVAAEQVLAQHDHVLLRGVAGSGKTTLVQWLAVTAADRTYEHGLTHLIGRVPFVLPMRRIVRPGTELPAPYDFLTAVGCLVAGEEPPGWVNRVLRAGRGVLLVDGLDEISEDRRESAKRWLRDLTRTFPGNLWLVTTRPSAVPDRWLDTTGFAELTLSPMTRDDVETFVRRWHRAAGADDGIGTALLETVRAASELNRLATNPLMCGMLCALHRERRGFLPQDRKSLYEAALTMLLERRDVERDVMVIRLPFATQVQLLQKLAWWLIRNSRSEMDETDAVSILGGAAPAMNIDGSGEEVYHWLLLRSGLLREPAVGRVDFLHRTFQDYLGARLAVQELDFDLLLNNADRTEWEDVILLAVAHARPKEAERMLQRLVAGGTARGKLLAAAGAAYAAELAPVVRQGVEEGVRSLIPPRTEREAYALAEAGGDLVLHLLPGPDDVEGELAHLVPLVAAKIGSDPALHFLTRFRDHPDRHVQLVLTASWTIFDREPYVSEILAHLSRRPLVPVHGAADLRALRSIGGWPNIKVIGAYRVEDLVELIVPEQLTRLSLDAPHPVEGLAWLSAFPRLTDVDVGTEVDADTARQLPSGVRLNARPAQGT; encoded by the coding sequence ATGGTCGACCCCGGAGCCCTAGGCGCCCGACTCGCGTCCAGCGCGGTCGCGCCCCTCGTGAAGAAGCTCTTCGTGAAGGACCAGCCCGGCGCCGCGCTGGTCACCAAGCCGGTACGGATCTCCGGGCTCGTCTCGTTCAGGGGCGAGAAGCGGGACGTCACCCCGAAGGACGTCGAGAAGATCGCGGACGAGCTCGTCCGCAGGGCGCTGCGAGCGGCCGGACCCGGCGAGGCCCCCGTGGACGCCGGGGAAGCCGTCGCGGTGCGGACCGCCCTCGCCCTCTCCCTCGCCGCCCTCGGCACCCTCACCATCGAGGACTACGAAGCCGTCGCGCTCGGCCCCGACGAGTTCGCGCGGACCCTCCGCTCGCAGTCGGCCGTGACCGTCGCGACGTTCACGTTCAGCAGCGACGCCGAGCTGTTCCTCGACCGGCTGCTGCACACCGCGTCGCTGCACATCCTGAACTTCTTCACGCAGCGGTCGACGTACATCGCCCGCCAGCAGACGCAACAGAGCCGCCAGCTCGCGCAGCTCGTCAAGGCCGTCGACGTACTCCTCGATCGGCTGCCGTCGCAGTCAGCAGAGGACGCCGCGTTCGAGGCGCGGTACGCGTCGTACATCACCTCGCACCACGGCACCCTCACCATCTACGGCCTCGACGTCTACGCGGGCACCAGCGAGTGGCCCCTCGACACGGCCTACCTCAGCCTGGAGGCGACCAGGGACCGCCTGGGCGAGGGCGCGGCCCAGGTCGCCGCCGAGCAGGTCCTCGCCCAGCACGACCACGTGCTGCTGCGCGGAGTCGCCGGGTCCGGCAAGACGACGCTGGTCCAGTGGCTCGCCGTGACGGCGGCCGACCGGACGTACGAGCACGGGCTGACCCACCTCATCGGGCGGGTGCCGTTCGTGCTGCCGATGCGGCGGATCGTACGGCCGGGCACCGAACTCCCCGCGCCGTACGACTTCCTGACCGCCGTCGGGTGCCTCGTCGCCGGGGAGGAGCCGCCCGGGTGGGTGAACCGCGTGCTGCGGGCGGGGCGCGGCGTGCTCCTCGTCGACGGGCTCGACGAGATCTCCGAGGACCGGCGCGAGTCCGCCAAGCGCTGGCTGCGCGACCTGACGCGTACCTTCCCCGGCAACCTCTGGCTCGTCACGACCCGCCCCTCCGCCGTCCCGGACCGCTGGCTGGACACCACCGGCTTCGCCGAGCTCACGCTGTCGCCGATGACCCGCGACGACGTCGAGACGTTCGTGCGGCGCTGGCACCGTGCTGCGGGCGCGGACGACGGCATCGGGACCGCTCTCCTGGAGACCGTGCGGGCCGCCTCCGAACTGAACCGACTCGCCACCAACCCGCTGATGTGCGGCATGCTCTGCGCGCTCCACCGCGAGCGGCGCGGCTTCCTGCCGCAGGACAGGAAGTCCCTGTACGAGGCCGCTCTGACGATGCTGCTTGAGCGCAGGGACGTCGAGCGGGACGTCATGGTCATACGGCTGCCGTTCGCCACCCAGGTGCAGCTCCTCCAGAAGCTCGCCTGGTGGCTGATCCGCAACAGCCGCTCGGAGATGGACGAAACGGATGCCGTGAGCATCCTCGGGGGTGCCGCGCCCGCGATGAACATCGACGGCAGCGGCGAGGAGGTGTACCACTGGCTCCTCCTGCGCTCGGGCCTGCTGCGGGAGCCGGCCGTCGGGCGCGTGGACTTCCTGCACCGCACCTTCCAGGACTACCTGGGCGCCCGTCTCGCCGTACAGGAGCTGGACTTCGACCTGCTCCTGAACAACGCGGACCGCACCGAGTGGGAGGACGTCATCCTGCTGGCGGTCGCCCACGCGCGGCCCAAGGAGGCGGAACGGATGCTTCAGCGGCTGGTGGCGGGCGGCACGGCGCGGGGGAAGCTGCTCGCGGCGGCGGGGGCAGCGTACGCGGCGGAGCTGGCGCCGGTCGTGCGGCAGGGTGTGGAGGAGGGGGTACGGTCGCTGATTCCGCCGCGAACGGAGCGCGAGGCGTACGCCCTGGCGGAGGCGGGCGGCGATCTGGTGCTCCACCTGCTGCCCGGACCCGACGACGTCGAGGGCGAGCTCGCCCACCTGGTGCCCTTGGTGGCCGCCAAGATCGGCAGTGACCCGGCGCTGCACTTCCTGACACGCTTCCGCGACCATCCCGACCGCCACGTCCAGCTGGTCCTCACCGCGTCCTGGACGATCTTCGACCGCGAGCCCTACGTGTCGGAGATCCTCGCCCACCTGTCCCGACGGCCCTTGGTTCCCGTGCACGGCGCCGCGGACCTCCGCGCCCTGCGCTCCATCGGAGGCTGGCCGAACATCAAGGTCATCGGCGCCTACCGCGTGGAGGACCTCGTGGAACTCATCGTGCCCGAGCAGCTCACCCGGCTCTCGCTGGACGCACCCCACCCCGTCGAGGGGCTCGCCTGGCTCTCGGCCTTCCCGCGCCTCACCGACGTGGACGTGGGCACGGAGGTGGACGCGGACACCGCCCGGCAGCTCCCGTCCGGCGTACGCCTCAACGCCCGCCCGGCGCAAGGCACTTGA
- a CDS encoding DUF397 domain-containing protein, giving the protein MSTLNWQKSTFSEGGGANCVYVAAHPTGRIYLQESDAPDTTLTTHPAAFAALIDTHSQGRRTGRIDRQEPSQRAATQFVQQPVGQFTEPPAAIRHGFPHPHRRR; this is encoded by the coding sequence ATGAGCACTCTCAACTGGCAGAAGTCCACGTTCAGCGAGGGGGGAGGCGCCAACTGCGTCTACGTGGCCGCACACCCCACCGGCCGCATCTACCTCCAAGAGAGCGACGCCCCCGACACAACCCTCACCACCCATCCCGCAGCGTTTGCCGCTCTCATAGACACACACTCGCAGGGAAGGCGCACCGGGCGAATCGACCGCCAGGAGCCCTCTCAGCGAGCTGCAACGCAGTTTGTCCAACAGCCTGTTGGACAATTCACCGAGCCACCCGCGGCCATCCGGCACGGCTTCCCGCACCCACACCGGCGCCGATAG
- a CDS encoding DUF397 domain-containing protein, producing the protein MHELVWQKSSFSDGAGVNCLYVAASHNAETVHLRESDAPTTTLTTHPAAFAALIRTLSTRTTTSRPLQGAPE; encoded by the coding sequence GTGCACGAACTCGTCTGGCAGAAGTCTTCTTTCAGCGACGGGGCAGGCGTCAATTGCCTCTACGTCGCGGCGAGCCACAACGCCGAAACAGTCCACCTTCGGGAGAGCGACGCCCCCACCACAACTCTCACCACCCACCCCGCTGCGTTCGCCGCTCTCATACGAACCCTCTCCACCCGCACGACTACTTCTCGCCCCCTCCAGGGAGCCCCAGAATGA
- a CDS encoding helix-turn-helix domain-containing protein — translation MALRTHITERQRRLGSELRKLREAAGLSVNAASSRIGLGAAHLSHIEAARTAVSADRLVALLYAYDVRSEPYIATLTRMAESDGKGWWTEFRKSLSQHSLDLAELESRAAGVQSYETLLIPGLLQTEAYMRALFYSSRPGASPAEIEALVDFRRARQQVLSGDYTTALHAVIHEAALRITVGSPEVMRGQLAHLVRAAQRPGTTIQILPFDSGARAWFGTPLLILDSDVAGLETVLLDHPAAPLLLGDAESITRYKSTFDSLRRNALSPVTAEGPPGSHEQRDSWGLIHHVLYTH, via the coding sequence ATGGCCCTGCGCACACACATCACCGAACGGCAGAGACGGCTCGGCTCTGAGCTCCGCAAACTTCGCGAAGCCGCAGGGCTGTCGGTCAATGCGGCCAGTAGCCGGATCGGCCTGGGTGCCGCCCACCTCAGTCACATCGAGGCAGCCCGGACGGCCGTCTCGGCGGACCGCCTTGTCGCACTCCTGTACGCCTATGACGTCAGATCTGAGCCCTACATCGCCACACTGACCAGGATGGCTGAGAGCGACGGCAAGGGGTGGTGGACGGAGTTCCGTAAGTCCCTGTCGCAACACAGCCTCGACTTGGCCGAGTTGGAGTCGCGCGCTGCTGGCGTCCAGAGCTACGAAACGCTCCTCATCCCGGGTCTGCTCCAGACCGAGGCCTACATGAGGGCCCTCTTCTACAGCTCGCGACCGGGCGCCTCCCCCGCGGAGATCGAGGCACTGGTCGACTTCCGCCGCGCCCGCCAACAGGTCCTCTCGGGTGACTACACCACGGCGCTCCACGCCGTCATCCACGAGGCTGCCCTGCGCATCACTGTGGGTAGCCCAGAAGTTATGCGGGGCCAACTCGCTCACCTCGTACGCGCCGCACAGCGCCCTGGCACGACCATCCAGATCCTGCCCTTCGACTCCGGCGCCCGCGCCTGGTTCGGCACGCCGCTTTTGATCCTTGACTCAGACGTAGCGGGGTTGGAAACAGTGCTGTTGGATCACCCGGCCGCTCCTCTCCTGCTGGGCGACGCCGAATCCATCACCCGTTACAAGAGCACGTTCGACTCGCTCAGGCGAAACGCCCTCTCGCCGGTGACGGCCGAGGGGCCACCGGGTAGCCACGAGCAACGGGACTCATGGGGCCTGATTCACCATGTCCTCTACACGCATTAG
- a CDS encoding ATP-binding protein produces MGVPPHDLTSDTYTLFTPGNAHSAKICRDFVQRTLETLGLGHLGDTAALCTSELVTNVHQHTKSDVHLRAAVATTHVRIAVYDGGDQLPAPRRPDAEEEGGRGLFLVTALSDVCGVTPASTGKGVWFQLNR; encoded by the coding sequence ATGGGCGTACCCCCGCATGACCTCACGTCGGACACCTACACCCTGTTCACCCCCGGCAACGCCCACTCCGCCAAGATCTGCCGCGACTTCGTACAGCGCACCCTGGAAACCCTCGGCCTCGGCCACCTCGGGGACACCGCCGCTCTCTGCACCTCCGAGCTGGTGACCAACGTGCACCAGCACACGAAGAGCGACGTCCACCTGAGAGCCGCCGTCGCCACCACCCACGTACGCATCGCCGTGTACGACGGCGGCGACCAACTGCCCGCTCCCCGCAGGCCCGATGCGGAAGAGGAAGGCGGGCGGGGGCTCTTCCTCGTGACCGCACTGTCCGACGTGTGCGGGGTGACGCCCGCGAGTACGGGCAAAGGAGTGTGGTTTCAGCTCAATCGGTGA